In Arachis hypogaea cultivar Tifrunner chromosome 2, arahy.Tifrunner.gnm2.J5K5, whole genome shotgun sequence, a genomic segment contains:
- the LOC112754849 gene encoding uncharacterized protein gives MFHYDLLDETQNKLDYILPLSLTVENFLECRLHILVFKSGMAKFIHQCILDKRVQGSKTSNDSAQSSSAMLAVEKDDRHAIADKRVHESWYCYLLPCFSPLVTGRQCNMLHPKQYRICCLESPNHPWNRKKDLDDFVEAALMFYGKRNLLDNTPITLNLEKDNDPRLSASPLKFPGKLAIDILNNRLFIFDSNHNRIVVTDLDGNFIVQIGSSWEQGLQDGSFDDATFNKLVTVLEI, from the exons ATGTTCCATTACGACCTCCTTGACGAGACGCAGAACAAGCTCGATTAtatcctccctctctctctcactgTTGAGAACTTCCTCGAGTGTCGCCTCCATATTCTTGTCTTCAAGTCCGGCATGGCCAAGTTCATCCATCAGTGCATATTAG ATAAGAGGGTTCAGGGATCTAAAACATCAAATGATTCTGCACAATCTTCCTCTGCTATGCTTGCTGTTGAAAAAGATGATAGACATGCCATTGCAGATAAGAGGGTTCATGAGTCTTGGTATTGCTATCTCTTGCCTTGTTTTTCACCATTAGTAACTGGAAG GCAATGCAATATGCTTCACCCAAAGCAATATAGAATCTGTTGTTTGGAGTCACCCAACCATCCATGGAACAGAAAGAAG GATCTTGATGATTTTGTGGAGGCAGCACTGATGTTTTATGGAAAACGTAATTTGTTGGATAATACACCAATTACGTTGAATTTGGAGAAAGATAATGATCCTCGGCTTTCAGCATCTCCATTGAAGTTCCCTGGAAAACTAGCAATTGATATCCTCAACAACAGGCTTTTTATTTTTGACAGCAACCATAACCGTATA GTGGTTACCGACCTTGATGGGAACTTCATTGTACAAATCGGTAGCAGTTGGGAGCAAGGTCTGCAGGATGGTTCATTTGATGATGCCACCTTTAACAAATTGGTGACAGTACTTGAAATTTAA